The nucleotide window CTTTTACGCTCAAAGTCTCTTCAGCATTTCCGACATCTTGAGCTTTTGCAGAGAGGTTGATCTGTTGCTCATCCAAATTACAGACGATCTTTATTGCCGCGTTATTCAACGCAAGTAAAGAAACCCTCTTTACGGAATCCGAAAATTCCTGATGCGCAGTGGTTATTTTTGCTTTCCATTCCTTAGGAATGAGTTGCCTGTAGTTTGGAAAATTGCCTTCGAGACGGCGAGTCACGTAAGCCGTGGTCCCGAAACTGAACATTATTTGATTCGATGTTATGGTCATATCGATAGTTTCAACCGAACCAACCATTTTTACAACTTCTTCGAAAGCTTTTCCGGGAACAAGTACTTCGAACGCTTCAGCTGCCGGCTGCTCGAGATATTTTTCGACTAATGCGAGACGATAACTATCGGTCGCAACCATTTTCACTATCTCGCCATCTATGGTGAGTAATATTCCCGTCAATATTGCTCGGGTATCGTCTCGACTTACCGCTTTTGCAACTTTTCTAACCATTGAACCTAAAACTTCGGAGGGAAGCGAAATTTTTTCAATTCCTGAAATATCGGGAAAACGAGTGAAGTCCGAAGCGTTAAGAGAATTGATGGTGAAGTGTGCTTGATTACATGAAATGTTCACTAATTCATTTTGCGTTTCGATAATCACCGACGACTCAGGAAGACTTCTTATGATACTCGAGAAAATTTTACCCGGAACGGCAACTGCTCCCGTCTCTTCGATAATGCCGGGAACGGTTGTTTTAATCGAAGTTTCAAGATCGGTGGCAAAGAAGGAAATATTTTCTCCTTCTATAGATATCAGGACACCGGCCAATGCGGGGACAGAGGTCCTTGAAGCCGTTGCTTTCAATACGGTTTCAAATCCGGTTACCAATTCATTTTTTGAGATGATGATCTTCATGGTTATTCCTTCTTTTATATATACAACCTAATAACAATAATAATAAGGGGTGTGGATAAGTGGATATTTCATCTTTTTAGAGGTGAGGGTTGGTGTGTCTATCGGTTGTAACCTGTTCAAAAGACCTCTCTCTTTTCCACCTTTTACCTGATTACTCTTTTTTGTTCTTTTCTTTGTGAAGTTATCGACAATCTGTCCACAAGAAAAGCAATGTTTTACCTGAGTTATTAGTACTATATCCTTAAATGAATCAATAAGCACCAACGTGTACACCATTTGTAATAACTTTACCAGGGAATAAGGGGAACAATGTAAATGTATTCGGTTGGCAATCGCAGTATTTACTTAAAAACAACCCTCAAGTTCAGTGATTGAAGGTTGTTTTTTGTCATTAGTGTTTGAGCTGATTTGTTAAATGCTCAACCTGTGTATAAACTCCCGGATCCGAGCTCATCAGTTTCTTGATTTTGCTTGTGGCATGCATTACTGTGGTGTGATCTTTTCCTCCGAACTCTTTTCCTATTCGGGGAAGTGAGTTGTCGGTTAGTTCTTGAGCCAGATACATGGCTACGTGACGAGGGAATACGATTGTCTGAGTTCTCTTATTTCCGATTAATTCATTATGGTTGATTCCGTAAAACTTACATACTTCGGATTGAATGGTGGCAATCTTGATTATCTTATTGGCCGGAGCTTTGAAATATCCATCGGTGACCTTTTTTACCAATTCAAGATCGACATACTCATTTCGCGTTAGTTCCGCAAAAGCGATAACACGTGTGATGGCCCCTTCCATTTCGCGGATGTTGCCGGAGGTTTTTTCTGCGATATACGTGATGGCTTCTTTATCAACCGGGATACGCTGATTTTCAATGAATTGCTGAAGAATTGCATAGCGGACCTCAAAAGTGGGGGGTTGAATATCCGCCTGGAGGCCTTGCGCGAATCGACTTACCATCCGCTCATCCATATTTATTTCTCCGGCAGCACGATCGGAAGCGATGACGATTTGCTTCCCGTTGTCTTTCAACTGATTGAAGGTATGGAAAAACTGTTCGATGCACCCTTCTTTTCCGACCATGAATTGAATATCGTCGATAAGAAGAACGTCGACATGTCGATATACATTGTGAAATGAGTTTACGTTCTTTTCACGGATAGCTCGGGTGAAGTCGTTGAAGAATTCTTCAGAAGTTGCATAGATGACTTTCTTCTTGGGAAAAACCTCATTGACATAATTTCCTATTGCATGGAGGAGGTGTGTTTTGCCTAGTCCTGCGCCTCCCCAAATAAACAACGGGTTGTATTTTAGCCCAGGCTGTTCGGCGACCACGAGAGATGCGTCGCGAGCAAATGAGTTCGTGCTACCGGCGATGAACGAATCAAAAGTGTATTTTGTATCGAATGTTCCCTTTTCGAGTTTCTTTTCTTTAGGAATTTCAGCGGAGATAATTTTATTAACTTCGGGAGCATGACTTATGAGTTGTTCCTCGACGAGATGTTCGTCGACGACAACCTCCACAGAGAGATCTCTATTTGAGATTTGGGTTACGACTTCAGTGAGGAGGTCGATGTAATTTCTCTCGAGCCAATGTTTGTTGAATTTATTGGGAGCGGCGATGGTGAAAATGTCGTTGCTTAGTTTTTGCGGCATGAGTCTGCTGAAGGAATTATAAAACTTCGTCGTTCCGATTTCTTGTTTGATGATTTCAATCGCAGATGCCCAGAGCTCGTCTTTGTCTGCTATCACTTGATCTTCCATTGGTTCCCCCCTTTTCAAATTTTCAGTTTCAAATAGTTATAACCATCTTGGGCTATAGCCCGTTTCCCCTTTTGGCGGGGTTCAATCAGACCGCACTTTTCTAAGAAAATGAGGTCGCGGTAGGCAGTGGAAAGTGCGATACCGAGAAGTTCTGAAATCGTGCTCGGTCCGACCTCTTCAAGATCTGCCGTAACCACGAGAACTTCGCGTTGGCGTTCTGTGAGATAGGGCGCGGAATCAAATTTTTCGAAAGCGGCGTTTTGCAAATTTGATTCGCTTGATGATTGGCACTCTCTCTTATCGACAGCCTTTACGGGTAATTTTATTGTGAGCACCGTTCCCCCACCGATATTATCTTCAAGGGCGAGGGTCCCGTTATTTTCACCCAGATAGGTTCGCAGGATGCTGAACCCTGAACCGACCCCTCTGATATATTTTTTATGATATTGGGTGGCGCTGCTGAAACCCGGGCGTTTTGCGACATTTTTGTCATCTATGCCCGGTCCGTGATCCGATAAAATGACAGTCCTTCCCTCATCACAAATAGTAATGGTTACATCTTTAAAGGCGGCGTGTATCAAATTGCCGGTTGCCTCGACGATGATCTCCGCGGGCACATCGGTGTCAAACGACAGGAGCTGATCATGGATTGCGGAGGTAATCGAATCAATGAACGAGGTGACGTCTCCGGTATAAGAGATGACGATACTTTCCAGGTGATATTCGTGCGCATGGTAAATTACGATTGTGGCGTTCGTATCACCGTTTATATTGGTACGTGCGCGAAGAGAAAAATCGGTTTCATGGTTTTCGTAGAGGCTCAACGGAACAGAATACCCGGAGGGAGCG belongs to Coriobacteriia bacterium and includes:
- the dnaN gene encoding DNA polymerase III subunit beta, whose amino-acid sequence is MKIIISKNELVTGFETVLKATASRTSVPALAGVLISIEGENISFFATDLETSIKTTVPGIIEETGAVAVPGKIFSSIIRSLPESSVIIETQNELVNISCNQAHFTINSLNASDFTRFPDISGIEKISLPSEVLGSMVRKVAKAVSRDDTRAILTGILLTIDGEIVKMVATDSYRLALVEKYLEQPAAEAFEVLVPGKAFEEVVKMVGSVETIDMTITSNQIMFSFGTTAYVTRRLEGNFPNYRQLIPKEWKAKITTAHQEFSDSVKRVSLLALNNAAIKIVCNLDEQQINLSAKAQDVGNAEETLSVKVEGESQEISFNHSFIQDGLSVIDNEFVTLEIQDAMKPGLLRSPEEGFTYLMMPVRATS
- the dnaA gene encoding chromosomal replication initiator protein DnaA, producing the protein MEDQVIADKDELWASAIEIIKQEIGTTKFYNSFSRLMPQKLSNDIFTIAAPNKFNKHWLERNYIDLLTEVVTQISNRDLSVEVVVDEHLVEEQLISHAPEVNKIISAEIPKEKKLEKGTFDTKYTFDSFIAGSTNSFARDASLVVAEQPGLKYNPLFIWGGAGLGKTHLLHAIGNYVNEVFPKKKVIYATSEEFFNDFTRAIREKNVNSFHNVYRHVDVLLIDDIQFMVGKEGCIEQFFHTFNQLKDNGKQIVIASDRAAGEINMDERMVSRFAQGLQADIQPPTFEVRYAILQQFIENQRIPVDKEAITYIAEKTSGNIREMEGAITRVIAFAELTRNEYVDLELVKKVTDGYFKAPANKIIKIATIQSEVCKFYGINHNELIGNKRTQTIVFPRHVAMYLAQELTDNSLPRIGKEFGGKDHTTVMHATSKIKKLMSSDPGVYTQVEHLTNQLKH